Genomic segment of Streptococcus pneumoniae:
TGGTCACCCTGTCTCACTACGAAACTCCGCTCTATTTAGCTAAAAATTATCACGGCTGGATCAATCGAGATATGATCGGATTTTTTGAAAAATATGCCCGTACAGTCTTTGAACGCTACAAGGACAAGGTTCGGTATTGGTTGACCTTTAACGAAGTGAATTCTGTCTTGGAACTTCCTTTCACCAGCGGTGGAATTGATATTCCAAAAGAAGAGTTGACGAAGCAAGACTTGTATCAGGCTATTCACCATGAATTGGTTGCCTCCAGTTTGGTGACAAAAATCGCTCATGAAATCAATCCAGATTTCAAAGTAGGTTGTATGGTTCTTGCCATGCCTGCCTATCCTATGACGAGCGATCCAAAGGATGTCCTAGCTGCCCATCAATTTGAGAATTTGAATTATCTCTTCTCTGATATTCACGTTCGTGGGGAGTATCCAAATTATGCCAAACGTTTCTTCAAGGAGCATGGAATTGAGATTGCTTTTGCTGAAGGCGATGCTGAACTTTTGAAATCCTATCCCGTTGATTTCCTCTCTTTCAGTTACTACATGAGTATTACGGAAGCCTTTGACAAGAGCAAATATGTCTCGGGACGCGGAAATATCTTGGGCGGTCTCAGCAATCCATTTTTGGAAGCCTCTGATTGGGGCTGGCAGATTGATCCGATTGGATTACGTTTGGTTCTCAATCGATACTATGATCGCTACCAAATTCCTTTATTCATTGTCGAAAACGGACTTGGTGCAAAAGATGAGTTGGTAGCAGGGCCAGATGACAGCCTGACAGTTCTTGATGATTATCGGATTGATTATATGCAAAAGCACTTGGAGCAAGTCAAAGAAGCTCTCTTAGACGGAGTAGAGATTATGGGATATACCTCTTGGGGCTGTATTGATTGTGTGTCCATGTCGACAGCAGAAATGTCTAAACGCTACGGCTTGATCTATGTCAACCGCCACGATGACGGAAGCGGAGATCTAAAACGCTATCGTAAACAATCATTTTACTGGTATAAAGATGTTATTGCCAGCAATGGTGAAAATCTCTAACATATAGTTATGTTTTATTCTCCTTTATTATGTCGTTAACGCATCTTATCTAGTACTAAATAAAAACTAAATAAGCACACTTTACATCTATCACGAAAGTGGTAGATTTTTTGTATTATCTTATCAAATTCTAGTTTTTTCGCATTAAATTCTCTAGTTTTTAGAGAAAAATAGGACTATACTAAAGATACAAAATGATAAGGAGTGATGGCGATGACCTCATTTGTATTTCTGATTTCGGTGTTTTTAGCGGGAATTTTATCCT
This window contains:
- a CDS encoding glycoside hydrolase family 1 protein translates to MGVFPKDFLWGGALAANQVEGAYNVDGKGLSVQDVLPNGGLGAWTENPTPDNLKLEGIDFYHRYKEDIALMAEMGFKVFRTSISWSRIFPNGDEEQPNEAGLQFYDDLFDELHKHGIEPLVTLSHYETPLYLAKNYHGWINRDMIGFFEKYARTVFERYKDKVRYWLTFNEVNSVLELPFTSGGIDIPKEELTKQDLYQAIHHELVASSLVTKIAHEINPDFKVGCMVLAMPAYPMTSDPKDVLAAHQFENLNYLFSDIHVRGEYPNYAKRFFKEHGIEIAFAEGDAELLKSYPVDFLSFSYYMSITEAFDKSKYVSGRGNILGGLSNPFLEASDWGWQIDPIGLRLVLNRYYDRYQIPLFIVENGLGAKDELVAGPDDSLTVLDDYRIDYMQKHLEQVKEALLDGVEIMGYTSWGCIDCVSMSTAEMSKRYGLIYVNRHDDGSGDLKRYRKQSFYWYKDVIASNGENL